TTCGTTTGAaactatgtatttatttatgaattatgaagttattttaaaacattttgtgtcAAGGTACTCTGATTTTGCTGAGCTTgcctttaaatatttgtttactgAAGCACAGTTATTGTTCCATCTATGCACATTCCACTGACCCTTTGATAAATTACGAGGCAAATCTCTTTCATTATTATATTTACAGAAAGCATCTGTGTTCTCatgctaaaaataaacccactgtattttaaatccAAGGTCATGGGCTTTTAGAGACCAACAGAGTATCAAAGCAGGCCTTTCCTGACCACATGGTGTCTTCTTGCTTATCCATAATTAAGACTAAGCTAAGAACAATAAAAGTGGGTTTATAACTGAATTTTGGATTTATAGAATCATGTATAGAAGATTTTGTCACTGaggattaaaatatttctacacATGTAACACCAGATTTGATTGCCTGAGGAGTCTCATTTTGCTGTGTGAGATGTAAATTTTCACAATTGGTTGCAACTACAGTCATAAAACAAGATTTCcctgaaattatttaaacagaaaagagtCTTACCAATAAAACAGGGCACTTAACTCTGTGCAAAATAGTAGAAAGGATATACTTCAGAAGGTAAGATCCAGAAACACCAGTAAACCCGAAGTGAAGCACAGAGAGAGACTAAATTATGTCTTAGAAATGTAGGGAAGACTTAACAGTACGCAATTCAACCAGCATAAACATTTCAACAGTAAGTATGAACTCTACAAAGCACATGTTGTGTGGACAGATAAAGCACAAATAATATGTGCTCAACAAATCCTGAAGCATATTTTACTTGTGTAAATACTTTGCAAGCAAGTTAACTGGACAAATTGTCTTAATTGAGAGGCTACTGTACATATAAACTGTAGGATAGTAAAGGAATCCAAACACCAAACACTATCCCCTCACCACTCATACTGAAATACTTAATGCTGTCAATCAGATCTACTATGTTCCCCTTTCCAACAGTTTTGGCTTTGATTGAGGTTCACTCTCAAAACTCATCCTTCAGCCCTTCTCTCCACCTCTAGAGCTGCCTACTGTTAGTTTGGGCAGCATACCCTGCAGCTATAGTACACACTTCCCAACAAATTTActaagaaagaaagagaaaaatatcctATATTCAAAAGTGGAACGCAAGCTAGACAGAAACCAAAATTTCACTCtgtgcttttttctctcctgtaccatcccctctgcagcacagaagcttaTGCTTCTGCCTGCCTAGCAATGAGGTGTGACCAAAGCCTCAGCCGTCAGCTCTGtctctgtatttctgtcttctagCCATTGCAAAAGGGCTTCGGATGACAAATACCAAACGACAAAGCAAGTGGTCAGATTCTTTTTGATGTTTAAAAGACATCAGGTAAAGTTGTTTGTACTTTCCAGTCTAAGTTACTTTCCAATGACTTTTCAGAGTGTACATCTCCGTTATTTTGGAAGGCTCTATGAAGCCTGGAGAATGGGGGAAATCACAACATCCCAAGAGGCAAGGAACTGAAAGTTCAACATTTGGAAAGAAGCTACCTAAGGAATTGAAAATATCACTCTAGTTTTCAGCTAAACACTTACTTGTAGCATTTAATGAATGCTCTGGAGAAAGAATGCTGTGGTTAGAGTCAAACAATTGCTTCATCATTCTGACAAATTTTCAAGTACTTCAATGTGGCCAGTCTGGGGAGTGATATTATcctgtttcctgctttttcaaTAGGCCCAGCTTCTGGTCTTATGTGACTATTGAGATACACCAGCAGGCTGTGttgccattcagcgagacctggacaggccagAGAGTTGGGCACAGAGGAACCTCAGGAGATTCAGCAAAGGCAGGCGTAGGGTCCTGCACTTAGGAAGGAACAACCCgatgcaccagcacaggctggggctgacctgctggaaggcagctctgcggagcAGGACCCGGGAGTGCAGGTGGACAGCGAGGTGCCCAcgggccagcagtgtgccctggtgggcAATAGAGCCAGTGGGATCCCGGGGGCATTGGGAGCAGCATGGCCAGCGGGTGGAGGGAGGGGATCCTGCCCCTCTaccctgccctggtgaggccccatctggagtgctgtgcccagtgctgggctccccagttcaggagggacagggaagtagtggagagggtccagcggaggggtacgaagatgatgaggggactggagcatctgcctcatgaggacaggctgagagagttgggccCTTTTAGCCTggaggggatctcatcaatgactgcaaataccttaagggtgagtgccaagaggatggggccgggctcttttcagAGATGCCCAGTGACTGGACaaggggcagtgggcacaaactgaaacccagggagttccatctgaatatgaggaagaatttACCTTGAGGGTGCCGGAGCACTGGATCAGGATGCCCAGAGCAGTTGTacagtctccttctctggagaatctgaaaacccacctggacacaaTCCTGTAcagcctgctctaggagaaccttagcaggggggtggactagatgatctccagaggtcctttcctGCCCCAatctttctgtgattctgcaattAGGTAAAAGAAAGATCTGAGCTTTTTGCAATGGGTTTGAAAATATGACCTCAGGAATTTAAAGCTTTCTATATGGTGACTCATGACTTGGGCTTTACAATAGCTGGACTAACAGTATACAGACTCCTCATTTCCTCAGTTGTCTGCCAGCCAGCTTGGGAAGAACAGGTCTGGTATTCCTAATGACTAATTTTCAAGAAGATCTATGAATGAAAGTGGGctagagggaaagaaaactcctagtgcttttatttttcttaaaacttcatGGGCTTTAtaaaagcaagacaaaactAATCTAATCTAAATTCTTTGCAGATCAACTTTTAAAAAACGTCTTGACCCCCTCCTGTATTCCTTACTTAAAGGTAGGACAGACACAGACAGCTGCAAAgtgaaaaattctgaaacatTCACTAAACTCTCAGCTGGCAAAGCTCACTTCGCAATCAGCTGACAAGAGGCCTGagtaaaaactgaagaacaaagtAATTTGTCCTTGATGTCCATGGGCTTGGGTATATCAAAGTTTCATATGCTAAGATTTCTGTATGCTGAAATAATGCACTAAATTGCACCACCTCTGCACCCCCAACCCTGTCTGGAATAATTTACATCCCTGAGAATATTAGTTGACTGCAACTAGgaaatctttcttctttgtaCCATGTGAAGATATATAGAGAGAGATACAGCAGTCGATAAGGATAATTTACTACAAGATTAAATTGAACCTACAGATTCTCAGCATGTCTTTATATGCAGCTTAACTGTAGTAGGAAAGTCAGTAGCTTTTAGGAGCTAACTCAACCACCACACTCTtgatcaaaatggaaaaaactaGCACAATATGACTAATTCTCCAATTCAATCTGATAGATGCATTACAGCTTAAGCAGAGTTGTCATTAACAGTATAAATCTGCATACATACCCTCAAGGACTGGATTAAATGTTTAATTGGAGACCTGCTTATTGTCAATTTTATGTAGTTCAGTAACATATGTATAACATACGTAATTCAGTACATTATGTAATTCGTCACTGATTGTGGAAGATGCCTGACATCTGCCTGACATGTTAAGCATTGCTTAGCTCTCAGGCGGCATGTTACCTGACTTACCCCCTTCTTCAGACACACTGAAGATGACAGTTCCGGCAGAATCAGAAAGCCCATGAACAGGGTGCTTTTACCATTTGACTTTATATGTTGAAAATATGTCTCAGATTCACTAGCCTTTCTCCTGCTACCTCACAGGCCTAAGAACACAATCCTTATGTGTGTAATTAAGCCAAAGAGAGACTGATTTGCTCAGCACTGTACAGTTAAGTGATGGGGACATGAGGATTATTACTTAGGTTCCAAGCTGTTTCACTACACAGATGCCACAAAAGAAAGCTGGGGGCTGTGCTAAACTTTGTGAACTGGAGAATGTGTCCTGGATTCTGCATTCATGTCTTTATCTGTAGTCAGCTAAACCTTTGGATATGAAggcatctaaaaaaaaaaaatgaataaaaaatttcaaaaatcaaaCCCCTAGATCTAGATAACACATCTTCTGGTGCTGTGGTTTATCCACATTTTCATAGTACAAACCACAGCACCAAACCATTGGGACATCTATGGAACAGGTAACTCATTCTGGTGGAACAAAACTAAATGTCAAGTAACAAAATCAGGGATAGACTACAGAGATGGTCCACTTACATCTGCTTGTGTTTTAGTAACTTACAGCTCTCTGACAtaagaaagtaaattatttgctttctagTTGAAGTGTCTCCTCTACCACTGATTTCAGCTATGcaggagaatattttttcaaagacCACCAAGGGAGAAAATGGCATATGCAACACAGCAACCAAACATAGAAGCAAGTTTCAAGGTCTCTCTCACTGAATCCATAATGCTTACACTTTCAATAAGAGTGACAGTGCACATAGAGAGCTCATTGCAAACACAGCCAGGCAAACAGTCATAACGTTGCCAGAAGTGTGTCTATGTAGTGTTTTGTAGTGTTCATGTCCACATTGTTTGAAAGAATACGTAAACAactgcataaaaaaaagaaaatcccctTCCAAAATAGTGTCAATACCATCAAAAAGAGACAACTGAATTTGAGTTAGTGCTTGTACTTCCACTTGAAAGAAATCTAAAACAATCACgtttttctgttctgatttatttgcatgtttattttgATCTAGACAAGGAATATTAGGTCACCAGTGCTGtctgccttcctccttcctgaagGAAGAGACCCAGCACAGGGAAGAACAGAACCTCCTACTCTAAGAAATGTGTgtcagctggaagaaaatgtaTCTGTGACAAACCTGTCAATAACCCTTTTTCCCTGTCCACTGATAGCTAGCTAACTTCTTGCCAGGCCAAGCAGAATAAATTGAGGACAAAACAGACTTTTCCATAAAGTCAGATTCTCCCCTGCTAAGGGTAAGTCTCTCTGATACAGGCAATTAGTATTTGAGGGGAGCACCAAACAGTCACCTTTTGCTTACAGGTAAGCAGATTGGCAGAGCTGGCATGTAACTGTGAGGTGCAGTCAGTAGGAGAACTGGCCTGTGAACAGCTGATGTTTTTGGGGGTTGGAAGCCCACTGCTTTTGCAGTCATGTTATCACCTAGCTTGAGGATTTTAAAGCCTTTCTGCCTATTTTGCTTATTtgtatgattttgttttgttttcaaaaacttACCACTGTATCCCCAAATGTTCCTGTTATCCTGTGATACCTCATTCTTCTTGGCAGACATCCCTGGTGACTTCCTACAGGAGTCAATTATGTCTATTCTCCCTAGTGAAAGCAGTAACATAACTGATGGCGGGGATTTTTATTAACATCTGCACCTACTTTATCAGAGCATGATACATTAAGATTATCCTGCAGAAAGAATTTATTGATGGGTTTTTCAAAATCCAAAGCTCTTTAACCTGTACTAAATTTTTTGCTCTAATTGTAACACAATGTTCTGGAAGAAGCTCAATTCCTCTGGAGTCAAATCAGTGAAAACTAAGAAAATCTGCTGTGAGTAACATTTCCCTTTGTAGTAAGCTGCTTTTGAGTAATATTGAGCTGATTACACATTATGCGTACTAACAATTACCTTCATGAATATCtcaacatttctcatttttccttttgactgtAGAAATCCGTATTATTGTAGTGTCTGTAAGGTCTACCTGCTTGCCAAGTGATCTGTATTTATTTGGCATTTTGTCAATGTCtatatgaatatttaatatgCCTGCAGCACACATTTGTAATACAGTTATGAAAGGTGTGATGCCTCCCTAAATGATTGTTTCAAGGTCATGATTGCACAATTTATCCCTTCGTGTAACAGCTTCTTTAAAGCTGCTATCAACTGGACAGTGAAGCTGTCGTTCAGTCAACAACTGCACATTCAGAGCACAAGGAAAACACTGTCTGAGATTCCAGCTCTGAAGCAagcagttttcagctgaaatacctTATTTTCTCACATGGGTGGGTTTTCTGTTCTTGATCAGGAGAATAAGGATTTATAAATTTGCAAAGATGGCCTTTTTGAGGGCAGTCTTCTTTTCCCTAATAGCACAGTCTGGGTTTTTCTGAACCGCAGGAAAAATCAAGAAGGACTCCTTACTTTATCATTTATGTATGCTTGAGAGTGTTACTTACTGAGGTTTGTAAGAAATGCCAGCTACTTCTGAAAGCACTGTGGAGGAATGTCCTGCTTAAAACTTACACACAATGCCAGTAGACATGGCCTGTTTTTGTTTACCATACAGATATACCATTGGCATATCTATCAGAACCTGTTTTCTATCACTAGTGCATAGCTGTCCTGTAGCTACGAATTCCGATCAGTGTACTATTTCTACTGAACTGATTCTGAAGTATAGCTATTTACTCCAGCTGCTGTCAAAATTAGCTTGCTATCTTTTTGAGACTTAAGTATACTATTCACTACTTGGGTGTTTCAACTGTACAGTGGTCTGCATACCAGGGTATATAGATTTAACTCCTCctctgatttgtttttttcactataGAGGTCTGAagattctttattttctcatttttatggCACCCAGCGCTTGAATAGCAAACTCATTTataaagaaagaggaaagaaaaataaaagcaaacaaacagaaaaatgtagaacACTGGGATATCACCAGACTGAGTACAAATGCTCAATTATTTACCCAGAAGCAACTGTTTATACCAAGAAGCTCTTTATCATGAGTGGAAATCCACTCATTTCTATATGTGGTCAgaaggaccagggcagtgatcatTCCCCTGTGCCTGGCATTAGTGAGGCCGCtcctcgaaccctgtgttcaggtctgggcccctctctgcaagagggacgtagaggggctgcagcgtgtccagagatgggcagcggggctggggaaggggctggggcacaggtcttGTGGGGAGccgctgagggggctgggggtgttcagtctggaggctcagggggcaccttgctgctctctacagctgcctgacaggaggctgtgggcgggtgggggttggtctcttctcccagataacaagcgacaggagaagagcaaacagctttcaagttgtgccaggagaggtttagactggagattaggaaaactttcttcactgaaagtgtggtgaagcattggaacaggctgcccagggaggtggtggaatcaccatccctgggggtatttaaaaaacatgtagaagaggtgcttagggatgtggtttagtgatgggcttggctgtgctgggttaacagttggacctgatgaACTCAAAGGgcctttccaacctaaatgattttgtgattctatggttctacAACTGAGCATAGAAATAGTAGCCAATGTGAGTgacaaagcagaatttggcaCTAGGCTGATTCAATTATAAGAACACACCAAGCCTGGCAAATAAACCCACAAACTTAACCTTTACATAGACAGTTTCCATGGCCCTGCCAGTTAGCATCCTTCTGGTTACTGCTGGAACAAATTGCCTGCACCATTCCGTACTGAAAACAGAGAACTTTCCTGGTAGTATAGCTGTGGCTTTCTAAAGTAGTAGGCCAAGGAAGTAATTTCATGGTTTTGGTTACATGTACTTACTGTTTCAGGTAAAGATGCATGTAAACAAGTGGGCACCATGATTGGCAAAGGATTGAAAAGCAGCATATAAGAATATGGAGCAGAATTGTGATTGCAAACTTCCTGAGAGATTGAGCTTAGCGATCCCATGTGTCTGACAAAGGTCACATCCATGTGCTAAGGCGAGGAAACAGGTCACTTTTGTGACACTCCATAGTGAAAGCAGCAAGGGCACTTGTAAACCTCAAGAACCAACACTGTGAAACATACCTGAATGAAAAAGTAAAGACCTCTTACTTCTTCGGGGTCTTCGCACAGCACCACGCGCAGTAAGACCCAAGAAGCCTTTAACCCCCTCCGTGTCGCAAGCGCTGCGTTTATTGGTATTTACAGTGAGGTTCGCAAAGCGACCTCGGGGAGGAAGAGGCCGGCCGCCCTGCGGGGCACGCCAGCAGTGCGGTGGCTCGGCGGGTTCAGCAAGGGGTGCGCTCGCCGCCAGCTCCGGGACCCTCTGCCCCGCAGCACCGAGTGACACCAGCTGGCCGGTGGtcagcgcggcggcggcggcccggcccggcccggcgggcggctcggggcggggcggcccggcccagGGGGAGCTGTCCGTGGtgctgccgccgccccgcgccccccccgccccgccgccccacCCCGCGGTACCCCGCCTCCACCCGCCGCTCGCCCCCGGGGCTTGGTCCCcgccgggcggcgggcgcggggccgcgccAGCGCCTGGCCCTGGCGAAGGAGAGTTTGCCCGTCCCTTGTGGCCTTTGTCTGGAGGAAGGGTTCAAAGTGCCGGcctgatgcctttttttttttttttttattaaaccaacaaaaacaaacaaagaataataacaacaaaaaaaaacaacaaccaggCGGTTCAGCCGGACACTGGAGACCTCCAAGTGGTGGGTCTCATCTCCGTGCAGGCTCTCTGCGCTGCTGCGCCCACTGCTACGCAGAGTCTGCACCGACTAGAAAAGCTGGGAAGAGCTCGCAGTTCCCCCAGCAGAAGGGGGGAGCAACGCGGCCATCGCCGCCTCCCGCGGGTACCGGGAGAGCGGGTAAGGCAGCGTCAAGTCGAGCGCTCCCGCTGTGACGGGAGAGGGGCCCCGCTTACACCAGGCCGGCGGTCCCGGGGGCGCGGCTCCCCTTAATTCCCGCTTTCCTTAAATACAGCCCTTTTGCCGCTTTTGCGCCTTCCCTTCCCCCGGCCTCACCTCCCCTCGGGGCGGTCAGGCACAGATTAACACGATGAGGCCCTTAAGAGAGCCGGGGGGAGGACAAAATAGTGGAGAGACCGGCCCACCGCCCCACCGCCCGCCCCCCGAGAGCCCGGCTCTTCCGCCCCTCAGAGGGCAGCGCGGCGCGACCCGCCCCGTCGGGGTAAGGCCGGGGGCCGCCCGCGGCCGCTGCGCTCGCCGCGGCGCCGGTGAGTGACAGCGGcgcgcgggcggggcggggctggcggggccggTCCGGGGCGGTCCGGGGCGGAGCAGCACCATCCGCGCGGTGAAAACAAGCGACGGCGCCGCGTCCCTGCAGGTGGCGGCGGacccggcggcggccccgcgcaGGGAGCCCGCGTCGCACCGCCCGCGTTGCCCCACCCGCGTCGCCGAGGGCTGCCGGGCGCACGGAGCGGCGGAGTCGGGCACTCCCATGGGCAGGGCGCCCTCCGCGGGCGGGATCTTGGCCAGAGCCGCGTagcgcggggcggccgggcggcgggtGCTGCAGCGCTCCGCGGACACCGGCCGCCGGCGGGTGCGAGGCCGGGGCGGGCCGAAACATGGCGCAGCGAAAGGGCCGCACGGAGGCGGACGAGCTGGCCAACGCCGCCGCCCGCGGCGACCTGCAGCGCCTGAAGGAGCTGCTGGACGGCGCGGCGAACCCCAACGCCGTCAACTCCTACGGCCGGACGGCCATCCAGGTAGGgaggccggggaggggggcggtgCCGGGACGGCGGCAGCGGGCCCTTCGTGCccgaggagcggcggcggcagccccgAGGCAGCCTCCTGGGGCCGGCCGCCCCCCGACGGCTGCGCTCGGCTGCTGTCGAAGCGGCGCAGCGCCGCGGCTCCTCTCGCTTTGCTCGAAAGGCGAAAGTCTGTGACGGCCGCAACAGAGGTTTTAGTCTTAACAACCCTTAACTTTATCTTAACCAACTGAGATTGGATGACTCAAAACCGAGAACTTTAATGCTCATCTCGCAATAAACGTGCAATAAAGAGTAACGAGGcaccttttctgaaagaattacTCTTTCGTCATACCTCATCTTCTGCTTTATACGTCTATTAGCGATTTTGCTCTCCCATGGAGAAAAGCATATTCACTGACTCTCACGATACATTGTGATCGCTGACCCTTAAGGCCAGAAGCATCTGGTCGCGATAGCCTTGCCCAGGAGACCCTGCAGGTAAGCAGCTAGGAGTCCATCTGGGAGGGCTCAGTCTGCCCACGTTTCACAGTCGCATGAACGCCTGGATAGATGCCGTGCCCGGAGAAGCAGTAGATACCACATTTATAaagctaaattaatttctgagatAGCTCTAGCCAGCTTCttgagatttcaaaataaaatgaaacgGGAATAACCCGAGAAGCTATGTTTGGGGTTTAGGGCCGGTGTTCGCGAAACTCTCTCTTACAAAATGACGGTGCAGCATTTCACTCGAAACACATCTGATGCCGACCTCCGacgtggtttttttctgcacctTTACGCAGCAGGGATTTAGCCCGGGCGCTGTAGCACTGCCGGGTGCGCTGGGAGCAACGGAGCTTCGGGGTACGGGGACCCCGAGAAGAAGGGGCTCCCGGGCGTTTTAGTGCAGCGCTGGGCAGGGACGTAGAGGCTGAAGGTGCGTTTCGAGTCCCTCCGGAGGGCGAGGGAAGCGCGGACGTCCCGTTGCGGGGCGGGAGCGTTCCTTACACACGCTTTTCGCCTTTCTAAGGACCTTCTTGGAAAAGCGTCCCGGGTGAGAGAGCGGCGCGGCGGCAGCCCCCGGGAGCTGCTCCACCAGCACGGTTACGCGGCGGCCGTTGCAAAGCGGGTCGGGACTTGCTCGAGCGGTTCCTGCGGGGGTGCGCCAGAAGAAGGGCGAGCCCCTTCCCCCGGCCCCTCTGCCCCGCGCCTGCTGCCGGTTCCTGTCGCGGAGCGGGCCCCCGGTGCGGGCCCGCACGCCCCGGCCCCGACGGGGCTCCAGCGGCGCTCTGTCCCACTTGCCCCGCTGTGTCCCGCGGCGCGGAGGAGGAGGGATTCCTCCGGTGCGCGGCGTTCCTGCGAGGTCCGTGCTCTCCGCAGCTCGCGGCGCCTCCGGAGCCGATCTCTAGGCCTCGCCTGCGGATTTTCCGTTCCTTTCCGTAGCGATCCCCATACCTGCGGGGCTGAACAAGACAGCCCGAGCGGGTCGGGCGGGCGCTAACGCTGTGTCTCCCCGCAGGTGATGATGCTGGGCAGCCCGCGGGTGGccgagctgctgctgcagcgcGGAGCCGACCCCAACCGCCCCGACCCGAGCACCGGCTGCTTCCCCGTGCACGACGCGGCCAGCGCCGGCTTCCTGGAGACGCTGGAGGCACTGCACCGCGCCGGGGCGCGGCTCGACCTGCCCGACGGCTTCGGCCGCCTCCCGCTCGACGTGGCGGCGGGGGGCCCGCACGGACCGGTGGGACGCTACCTGCGACACCCGCCGCCCCTCGTCTAGCCTCCTCCCGTAATTTATTGCCCGCGCCCACCTCGGGAGACAGGAAGTAGAACAGCACTCACGGGCTTCTAAAATCCGCGGGTGGCGTTTCGCTGCTCGGATGCACGAAGGACCAGCGCGATATGTATCGGTTTGCACGCTATAGTTAGCACGTGCCTGCATGTTTTCCTGCACTTGACACCCTCCACGCCCAGCTTTTTGACATGGTAGTCCAAACACTGTGAAGAGAAATTAATATGAAGGAAAGCCCCTGCACAGAGACGGCACAATAAACCTTTCGTGTTTTGACAGGACCGCATCTGCGCTGTCTCTTTACCCTCCTCCCCGGGGCTCCCCACTCGCGCTTCCCAGCCGTCCGTCTGCAGGGGGCGAGAGAGGCTCCGGGCTCTCCCGGGCCCGAGCCGACCGCTCCCGGTTGGTTTCAGCCTCAAGCTGCGTCGGACTCAAGGGGCGCTGAAGCCAACCTCTGCCTCTCCCTTGCAAAACCGGCCGGGACAGCGGGGAGTTGAGCCTTCCCGGGCGCGATTGCGGCTTTGGCACATACCTGCTTAAAACCGCGTAAGATGCTGTGCATGTCTCTGCATGGGCCCGTGGCGCATCCGTGGCTCTTCTCACGAAGGTCGTAAACATGGGACatagaaggagaaaataaagagcGATTGGCGTCTCCGCAAGCCCAATACCGCCCTCGCTTGAAGTAATAAGTGTTTTACCAACTTGCAGGTGACCTCCTCCGAGTTGCTGTGAatttaacagtattttgaagaaacCATGACGGTTGCACAATGAAGGCGGTGTggaactgaaaatttaaaatcGTATATCCGAGCTCGGTCCCAGGGTTTCCCAAGCTGCTCGAAGGTGGCgtttggtga
This region of Falco naumanni isolate bFalNau1 chromosome Z, bFalNau1.pat, whole genome shotgun sequence genomic DNA includes:
- the CDKN2B gene encoding cyclin-dependent kinase 4 inhibitor B — protein: MAQRKGRTEADELANAAARGDLQRLKELLDGAANPNAVNSYGRTAIQVMMLGSPRVAELLLQRGADPNRPDPSTGCFPVHDAASAGFLETLEALHRAGARLDLPDGFGRLPLDVAAGGPHGPVGRYLRHPPPLV